In Nostoc sp. GT001, a genomic segment contains:
- a CDS encoding YnfA family protein, with the protein MIKSLLYFFWAGLLEIGGGYLIWLWLREGKPFWLGILGGIALAFYGVIATLQPTNFGRVYAAYGGVFIAMAMLWGWKVDGVTPDRYDLIGGCLALMSVLIIMFAPRT; encoded by the coding sequence ATGATTAAATCCCTGCTGTATTTTTTTTGGGCTGGTTTATTGGAAATTGGGGGCGGCTACCTAATCTGGTTGTGGTTACGCGAAGGTAAACCGTTTTGGTTGGGCATATTGGGGGGAATTGCTTTAGCTTTCTATGGGGTTATTGCAACTCTACAACCAACAAATTTTGGCAGAGTGTATGCGGCTTATGGCGGCGTGTTTATCGCAATGGCAATGCTTTGGGGTTGGAAAGTAGACGGGGTAACTCCAGATCGCTACGACTTAATCGGAGGATGTTTAGCTTTAATGAGTGTTTTAATTATCATGTTTGCTCCCAGAACTTAA